In Pleurodeles waltl isolate 20211129_DDA chromosome 5, aPleWal1.hap1.20221129, whole genome shotgun sequence, one genomic interval encodes:
- the LOC138295261 gene encoding zinc finger protein 420-like: MKDLMQHQSVHVEEKPHKCTECNKVFGRKPMLKLHQQIHTGENPYKCTECNKAFTTNRQVLRHQKIHTGEKPYEGTECDKAFITNKELKQHRKIHTGERPYKCTECDKAFITNGDLKRHQKVHTGEKPYKCKECVKAFITNKELKQHRKIHTGERPYKCSECDKAFITNGALKRHEKIHTGEKPYQCTECGKAFITNEALKPHQEIHTGEKPYECSECDKAFVTNGDLKKHQKIHTGEKPYQCTECDKAFITNRDLKQHEKIHTGEKPYQCTECDKAFITNGGLKLHQKFHSEEKPYQCTECEKAFICNGKLKQHQKIHTGEKPYECSECDKAFICNGKLKRHQKIHTGEKPYECSECDKAFICNGKLKQHQKIHTGKKPYQCTECDKAFTVNRNLKRHLKIHTGEKPYQCTECDKAFITKWELKKHQKIHTGEKPYECTECEKAFLTNENQKRHQKTHTGEKPYKCTECDKLFITNGGLKQHQKIHTGKRPYQEGIYNKWNAKATSESPHYTETI; encoded by the coding sequence ATGAAAGACCTAATGCAGCATCAGAGTGTCCACGTAGAGGAGAAACCACATAAATgtacagaatgtaataaagtgttcgGAAGGAAGCCAATGCTAAAGCTTCATCAacaaatccacactggggagaaccCGTACAAATGTACAGAATGCAACAAGGCTTTTACTACCAATCGACAAGTATTGCGACACCAGAagatccacactggggagaaaccctaCGAAGGTACTGAGTGTGACAAAGCATTTATCACAAATAAAGAGCTAAAGCAACATcggaaaatccacactggggagagaCCATATAAATGTACTGAGTGTGACAAAGCATTTATAACAAATGGAGATCTAAAGCGACATCAGaaagtccacactggggagaaaccatataagTGTAAAGAGTGTGTTAAAGCATTTATCACAAATAAAGAGCTAAAGCAACATCgcaaaatccacactggggagagaCCATATAAATGCtctgaatgtgacaaggcatttataACAAATGGAGCGCTAAAGCGACATGAGAAAATTCACACTGGTGAAAAACCATATCAGTGTACAGAATGTGGCAAAGCATTTATTACAAATGAAGCACTAAAGCCACATCAggaaatccacactggggagaaaccctaTGAATGCTctgaatgtgacaaagcatttgtaACTAATGGAGATCTAAAgaaacatcagaaaatccacactggggagaaaccatatcaatgtacagaatgtgacaaagcatttataaCAAATAGAGACCTAAAGCAACATGAGAAAATTCACACTGGTGAAAAACCATATCAATGCacagaatgtgacaaagcatttattaCAAATGGAGGTCTAAAGCTACATCAGAAATTCCACTCTGAggagaaaccatatcaatgtacagaatgtgagaAAGCATTTATTTGTAATGGAAAGCTAAAacaacatcagaaaatccacactggggagaaaccctaTGAATGCTctgaatgtgacaaagcatttatttGTAATGGAAAGCTAAAAcgacatcagaaaatccacactggggagaaaccctaTGAATGCTctgaatgtgacaaagcatttatttGTAATGGAAAGCTAAAacaacatcagaaaatccacactgggaagaaaccatatcaatgtacagaatgtgacaaagcatttactGTAAATAGAAATCTAAAGCGACATctgaaaatccacactggggagaaaccatatcaatgtacagaatgtgacaaagcatttataaCAAAATGGGAGCTAAAgaaacatcagaaaatccacactggagAGAAACCCTATGAATGTACAGAATGTGAGAAAGCATTTTTAACTAATGAAAATCAAAAGCGACATCAGAAAACCCACACTGGAGAGAAACCATATAAGTGTACAGAATGTGACAAACTATTTATTACAAATGGAGGTCTAAAGCAACATCAGAAAATTCACACTGGGAAGAGACCATATCAAGAAGGGATTTATAACAAATGGAATGCTAAAGCAACATCAGAAAGTCCACACTATACAGAGACCATTTAA